A genomic region of Elaeis guineensis isolate ETL-2024a chromosome 9, EG11, whole genome shotgun sequence contains the following coding sequences:
- the LOC140851599 gene encoding uncharacterized protein, whose amino-acid sequence MRPETATKQAAFSTHADLRRNVPEPETMPKEDAGEAILELTLLAADGLKGGATFLGKAAKPFAVAWVDPALIRKSPIPLNSSSSNPPKLHLPLSFETLQNPSSSLTVQILSSRLPFRAAKPVASAVITLSSLLAAGEPFVLPLRRPSGRPHASLHLSARILWCLAPAPSSDPVDGAPVVAGVPSIPTEVEAPEFFWVEPSAPPYPAPLPPPMPMAERIGPWKSFLIGLASGAVAAVLMGAAVLSGD is encoded by the coding sequence ATGAGACCGGAAACCGCTACCAAGCAAGCCGCCTTCTCAACCCATGCCGATCTCCGGCGTAACGTGCCGGAACCCGAAACAATGCCAAAAGAAGACGCCGGGGAGGCGATCCTCGAGCTGACTCTCCTCGCCGCCGACGGCCTCAAGGGTGGCGCCACCTTTCTCGGCAAGGCGGCGAAGCCCTTCGCCGTCGCGTGGGTCGACCCCGCCCTCATCAGGAAGTCCCCTATCCCCCTAAATTCTAGCTCCTCCAACCCCCCCAAGCTCCACCTCCCCCTTTCCTTCGAAACCCTCCAAAACCCTAGCTCCTCCCTTACCGTCCAGATACTCTCCTCCCGCCTCCCCTTCCGCGCCGCCAAGCCGGTCGCCTCCGCCGTCATCACCCTCTCCTCCCTCCTCGCCGCCGGTGAGCCCTTCGTCCTGCCGCTCCGCCGGCCGTCCGGCCGCCCCCACGCCTCGCTCCACCTGTCCGCCCGCATTCTCTGGTGCCTGGCGCCCGCCCCATCGTCGGATCCCGTCGACGGGGCCCCTGTGGTCGCCGGAGTTCCGAGCATTCCGACGGAGGTCGAGGCGCCTGAGTTCTTTTGGGTCGAGCCGAGCGCGCCGCCATATCCGGCACCGTTGCCGCCGCCGATGCCAATGGCTGAAAGGATTGGACCGTGGAAGAGCTTTTTGATTGGATTGGCGAGTGGAGCAGTCGCCGCAGTGTTGATGGGGGCTGCTGTGCTGTCTGGGGATTGA
- the LOC140851589 gene encoding uncharacterized protein, whose translation MQDQFHISSCFTSGEPMADDPASIAATKSGRSVMTSVYRTKIAGHCRLITVTWCKDVLVHGLSVSVAERSDNADETNTNTNANQHSCKVELRPWYFWRKHGSKRFHVEGKPVDVFWDLKNAKFSGEPQPQSNYYVAVVSDEEVVLLLGDLNMEAYRRTGSRPATIDATLVSRKEHVFGKKRFATRAKFSENGKLHEILIECKSGGSGSSIGGNMDPEMVIKIDGHVAIHVRHLQWKFRGNQSVTVNKARVEVYWDVHDWLFSPGPSHALFIFKPSPLRHSSTPTSSSLNSFQGKNADVDGSSGFCLFLYAWKLE comes from the coding sequence ATGCAAGACCAATTCCACATCTCTTCCTGCTTCACATCTGGTGAGCCGATGGCCGATGATCCCGCATCAATTGCTGCAACCAAGTCAGGCCGGAGCGTCATGACATCGGTATATCGGACAAAGATTGCCGGCCACTGCCGGTTGATCACTGTGACTTGGTGCAAAGATGTCCTAGTTCATGGCCTCTCTGTTTCAGTGGCGGAAAGATCAGACAATGCTGATGAGACCAACACCAACACTAATGCCAACCAGCACAGCTGCAAGGTGGAGCTGCGGCCATGGTACTTCTGGCGCAAGCACGGGTCGAAGCGCTTCCATGTCGAAGGGAAGCCTGTGGATGTGTTCTGGGATCTCAAGAATGCAAAATTCTCAGGAGAACCCCAGCCTCAATCCAACTACTATGTCGCAGTGGTCTCCGACGAGGAGGTGGTCCTACTCCTAGGTGATCTTAACATGGAGGCCTACCGGAGGACCGGGTCTCGGCCGGCAACCATAGATGCCACCTTGGTGTCTAGAAAGGAGCATGTCTTCGGTAAGAAGAGGTTCGCGACAAGAGCCAAATTCAGCGAGAATGGGAAGCTTCATGAGATATTGATAGAGTGCAAGAGTGGTGGCAGCGGCAGCAGCATCGGTGGTAACATGGATCCAGAGATGGTGATAAAGATTGATGGGCATGTGGCCATCCATGTGAGACATCTCCAATGGAAGTTCAGGGGAAATCAGTCTGTAACGGTCAACAAAGCTAGAGTGGAGGTGTATTGGGATGTTCATGACTGGCTCTTCAGCCCTGGTCCAAGTCATGCATTGTTCATATTCAAGCCTTCACCACTTCGGCATTCTTCGACGCCAACATCATCTTCATTGAATTCTTTCCAAGGAAAGAATGCTGATGTAGATGGGTCATCTGGATTTTGCTTGTTTCTTTATGCCTGGAAATTAGAATGA